In Thermodesulfobacteriota bacterium, the following are encoded in one genomic region:
- a CDS encoding exodeoxyribonuclease III produces MKVASFNANSIRARLPIIVEWLREESPDLLCVQETKVVDSDFPAVAFEEVGYGAAFCGEKSYNGVAILSKHPLKDVSIGFAGVRSDGKDPAWENYAGENYDGTRIIKATVKGIPVVNTYVPQGSHPLSEKFRY; encoded by the coding sequence GTGAAGGTCGCGAGCTTTAACGCAAACTCCATAAGGGCGAGGCTTCCCATCATCGTCGAGTGGCTCCGAGAGGAATCGCCCGACCTGCTCTGCGTCCAGGAGACAAAGGTGGTGGACTCCGATTTCCCCGCCGTCGCGTTCGAGGAGGTCGGCTACGGGGCGGCCTTTTGCGGAGAAAAATCCTATAACGGCGTGGCCATCCTCTCCAAACACCCCCTGAAGGACGTGAGCATCGGCTTCGCCGGCGTGCGCTCCGACGGGAAGGACCCTGCCTGGGAGAACTACGCCGGGGAAAACTACGATGGTACGCGCATTATAAAAGCGACCGTAAAGGGCATCCCGGTGGTAAACACCTACGTCCCGCAGGGCTCCCACCCCCTCTCGGAAAAGTTCCGCTACAA